In Spirosoma aureum, a single genomic region encodes these proteins:
- a CDS encoding acyltransferase family protein, with protein sequence MSNGNARAIWLDYLRSFVTLLVVAHHAALAYPTFAHFDPAHYIYSTAPIVDDNRWKGMDFFIGFNDLFFMPLMFLISGLFVYRGLARKGVNAYLRDRFMRLGVPFLIAEVLLIPLAYAPSFYKATHSIDVVPFVRDYISTQQWPVGPPWFIWLLLAFDGIGGLVFSYWPSFFLTVGNGLADLSKRPFRLFAVIYALVALSLIPLSLWVGQYTWVGHWGPFDFQLNRLLFYWLFFLVGSCLGATDWQNYLFKQNKLFGKGWPFWLGLSLICYVLFVMISRLGEGWVRQGKLSATEGYFMYDLFFVASCLASISACLSYFKQTITRPSKGWSSLSANAYGIYVVHYGFVTWLQFVLLSIDLPVIVKFLIVFSGALILSWLCSRLARRSSFVAQIL encoded by the coding sequence ATGAGCAATGGTAACGCGCGAGCGATTTGGCTGGACTATTTACGTTCGTTTGTTACCCTGTTAGTCGTCGCTCATCATGCGGCCCTGGCTTATCCAACATTCGCCCATTTTGACCCTGCTCATTATATCTACTCGACCGCACCGATTGTGGACGATAATCGGTGGAAGGGTATGGATTTTTTTATTGGCTTTAATGACCTGTTTTTTATGCCGTTGATGTTCCTGATTAGCGGTTTATTCGTCTACCGGGGTCTTGCCAGAAAAGGAGTAAATGCGTATTTAAGGGATCGATTCATGCGATTGGGTGTTCCTTTTCTGATTGCTGAAGTGTTGCTAATTCCACTGGCCTATGCACCATCCTTCTATAAAGCGACGCATTCCATTGATGTTGTACCGTTTGTACGAGACTACATTAGTACCCAGCAATGGCCAGTCGGACCACCCTGGTTTATCTGGCTATTGTTAGCGTTTGATGGGATCGGAGGGCTTGTTTTTAGCTATTGGCCTTCTTTTTTTCTGACCGTTGGCAACGGGCTCGCCGACCTGAGCAAACGCCCATTTCGCCTGTTTGCAGTAATTTATGCCCTCGTTGCCCTTAGCCTGATTCCCTTAAGCCTGTGGGTAGGCCAATATACATGGGTGGGGCACTGGGGGCCGTTTGATTTTCAGCTAAACCGGCTTTTGTTTTATTGGTTGTTCTTTCTGGTGGGCAGTTGTTTAGGGGCAACAGATTGGCAGAACTATCTTTTTAAACAGAATAAGCTCTTTGGTAAGGGCTGGCCGTTTTGGCTTGGGCTGAGCCTGATCTGTTATGTACTATTTGTCATGATCTCGCGGTTGGGAGAGGGTTGGGTTCGACAGGGAAAGTTATCTGCTACGGAAGGCTATTTTATGTATGACCTATTCTTTGTTGCCAGTTGCCTGGCCAGTATTAGTGCCTGTTTGAGCTACTTTAAACAAACGATAACCCGGCCAAGTAAAGGCTGGTCCAGTTTATCCGCGAATGCATACGGCATCTATGTTGTGCATTATGGATTTGTTACCTGGCTACAGTTTGTCCTGTTAAGCATCGACTTACCCGTAATCGTAAAATTCCTTATTGTCTTTTCAGGAGCCTTGATTCTGAGTTGGTTATGTAGTCGTTTAGCCCGACGAAGCTCATTTGTCGCCCAGATACTCTAA
- a CDS encoding nuclear transport factor 2 family protein, which yields MDDYQNLLNRAYGAFNDRDIDAVLALMHPNVDWPNGWEGGYVHGHDEVRAYWVRQWQQLNPNVTPIAFQVKPNGEIGVEVHQVVRDLDGQVVADDQVRHIYTFAEGKIMKMVID from the coding sequence ATGGACGACTATCAGAATCTGCTCAACCGAGCCTATGGGGCTTTCAATGACCGGGATATTGACGCTGTGTTAGCCTTAATGCACCCAAATGTTGATTGGCCAAATGGCTGGGAGGGAGGGTATGTACATGGGCACGACGAGGTACGGGCCTATTGGGTACGACAATGGCAACAGCTTAACCCCAACGTAACTCCCATTGCATTTCAGGTCAAGCCAAACGGAGAAATCGGGGTAGAGGTCCATCAGGTTGTCCGCGATTTAGATGGCCAGGTGGTGGCAGATGATCAGGTTAGGCATATATATACGTTCGCAGAGGGAAAAATAATGAAAATGGTGATTGACTGA
- a CDS encoding DeoR/GlpR family DNA-binding transcription regulator — protein sequence MLPNQRRDKILELLKEDGSAKVIDLAKIFKVTEVTIRQDLEKLEKDGLVTKEHGGAYLKNVEDQVRTFSLGNQENIDRKERIATKCLEFIESGDSIILDSGSTTTEIAKKLRGYKNLTVITNALNIALILGAEPGIEVIMTGGEFKPPTLSLTGQKAADFFRGINVQKLFLATAGISLKSGLTYPSISDLVVKKAMIDAADTTYLVADSTKIGKSAFASLGALSLIDYIITDAGIEEKHKQVFHDNEIELIIAT from the coding sequence ATGCTGCCGAATCAACGTCGGGATAAAATACTCGAATTATTGAAAGAAGATGGATCCGCTAAGGTCATCGATCTGGCTAAAATCTTTAAGGTAACGGAAGTTACGATTCGTCAGGATCTGGAGAAGCTGGAAAAGGACGGATTAGTAACCAAGGAACATGGCGGAGCCTATCTGAAAAACGTTGAAGATCAGGTACGTACGTTTTCGCTGGGTAACCAGGAAAATATCGATAGGAAAGAGCGGATCGCTACCAAATGCCTGGAATTTATTGAAAGTGGCGATAGTATTATTCTGGATTCGGGTTCGACCACTACCGAAATCGCCAAAAAACTGCGGGGCTACAAGAACCTGACGGTCATCACCAATGCCCTGAATATCGCGCTGATTCTGGGCGCGGAGCCGGGTATTGAAGTGATTATGACGGGCGGTGAGTTTAAGCCACCTACGCTATCGCTAACCGGTCAGAAAGCCGCCGATTTCTTCAGAGGGATCAATGTCCAGAAGTTGTTTCTGGCAACCGCCGGCATATCGCTCAAATCTGGCCTTACCTACCCGAGTATCAGCGACTTAGTTGTCAAAAAGGCAATGATCGATGCGGCCGACACAACCTATCTGGTCGCTGATTCAACCAAAATTGGCAAAAGCGCCTTTGCCAGTTTGGGTGCTTTATCTCTCATCGATTACATCATCACCGATGCCGGCATTGAAGAGAAGCATAAGCAGGTATTTCACGATAATGAAATCGAACTGATTATCGCGACCTGA
- a CDS encoding alpha-d-galacturonidase gives MLTFLPSSAEQSAGKGQNLTLIIPVSAHARVTFGAQKLQQALTKAGYQVQIKPGNQVTQSNSQLIIGLSSDDVVKRTASLYNLPSVPGKEGFSIRKDPQKPILIVGADPSGVLYGCLELADQVTKTNKLPETINLTDKPEMVLRGTCIGVQKPTYLPGRDVYEYPYTPETFPWLYDKALWIRYLDMMVENRYNSLYLWNGHPFASLVRLKEYPYAVEVDDATFKKNEEMFRFLTEEADKRGIWVIQMFYNIIVSKPFAEHHHIKTQDRNRPIIPLIADYTRKSIAAFVQKYPNVGLLIALGEAMEGVGQDDVDWFTKTIIPGVKDGLKALGQTTEPPLVLRAHDTDAPRVMKAALPLYKNLYTEAKFNGEALTTYTPRGKWADLHRTLSNIGTVQIENVHILANLEPFRYGSADFIQKSVQAMHSVYGANGLHLYPQASYWDWPYTADKTSPRLLQLDRDWIWYKNWGRYAWNSQRNRPDEINYWGTQLANKYGLSTDKSKDILEAYEQAGEIEPKLLRRYGITDGNRQTLTLGMLMTQLINPFRYGLLTLLYESEAPEGEMIIDYAERDWKHDKHIGETPVRVADEVVEHGKKAVLAIEKAASSVTKEKEEFTRLKNDMYCQNALANFYAQKARAAIAVLRYKYSSDVRDLDKAVPLLESSVKHYAELVNLTKDTYLYANSMQTKQRKIPMRGVDGTYITWEEMLPVYQKELNRFKQAIDSLKSTSNAVAKQPIALKPATVTLQSPQVETYSLEKGQPVFADTTVAITEIAPELKQLKGLKFSKAKQQSERTSLTFTATQPVKLLIGFFNEKNPKYLPAPELETDASANDYGQSEIKISNAILVGGLPPVNVHAYSFKAGQHTLNLGKGACLLLGFMDGNQEIPIFDAGLAGNKKNIDWLFE, from the coding sequence TTGTTGACCTTTCTACCTTCGAGCGCAGAGCAATCAGCAGGGAAAGGGCAGAACCTCACACTGATTATTCCCGTTTCGGCCCACGCTCGGGTAACATTCGGAGCGCAAAAATTACAACAGGCGCTTACCAAAGCCGGTTATCAGGTTCAGATAAAACCAGGCAATCAGGTAACGCAAAGTAATTCACAGTTAATCATCGGCTTATCATCTGACGATGTAGTCAAACGAACGGCTTCGTTATACAATCTTCCCAGTGTTCCAGGAAAAGAAGGCTTTTCGATTCGAAAAGACCCCCAGAAACCGATCCTGATCGTTGGAGCCGATCCATCCGGGGTGTTGTATGGTTGCCTGGAACTGGCTGATCAGGTAACGAAAACCAATAAGCTTCCCGAAACGATCAATCTGACCGATAAACCAGAAATGGTACTTCGCGGTACGTGCATAGGGGTGCAGAAGCCTACCTATTTACCCGGCCGCGATGTGTATGAGTACCCCTATACACCCGAAACCTTTCCCTGGTTATATGACAAAGCCCTCTGGATTCGGTATCTGGATATGATGGTTGAAAACCGGTACAATTCATTGTACTTGTGGAACGGGCATCCATTTGCCTCGCTGGTTCGGCTGAAAGAGTATCCCTACGCTGTGGAAGTTGACGACGCGACGTTTAAAAAGAACGAGGAGATGTTTCGTTTTCTGACTGAAGAAGCCGACAAACGTGGCATCTGGGTCATTCAGATGTTCTACAATATTATCGTCTCCAAGCCTTTTGCCGAACACCATCACATCAAAACTCAGGACCGTAATCGCCCAATAATACCACTCATTGCCGATTATACCCGGAAGTCGATTGCGGCTTTTGTCCAGAAATACCCGAACGTTGGATTGCTCATTGCGCTGGGTGAAGCCATGGAGGGAGTTGGGCAGGACGATGTGGACTGGTTCACAAAAACGATCATTCCGGGGGTTAAAGATGGCCTGAAAGCACTTGGGCAAACCACCGAACCACCTCTCGTTCTTCGCGCCCACGATACGGATGCCCCTCGTGTCATGAAAGCAGCGCTGCCCCTGTATAAAAATCTGTATACGGAAGCCAAGTTCAATGGCGAGGCATTGACTACCTATACTCCGCGCGGGAAATGGGCCGATTTACACCGAACACTAAGCAACATTGGTACGGTTCAGATTGAAAATGTGCACATTCTGGCCAATCTGGAACCGTTCCGCTATGGCTCTGCCGATTTTATCCAGAAATCAGTACAGGCAATGCACAGCGTGTACGGCGCGAATGGCCTGCATCTGTATCCGCAGGCGTCTTACTGGGACTGGCCCTATACGGCGGATAAAACCTCCCCTCGCCTTCTCCAGCTCGACCGCGACTGGATATGGTATAAAAACTGGGGTCGTTACGCCTGGAACTCGCAACGCAACCGCCCCGACGAAATCAACTATTGGGGGACTCAACTGGCCAATAAATACGGGTTGTCGACCGACAAAAGCAAAGATATACTGGAAGCCTATGAACAGGCTGGTGAAATTGAACCGAAACTATTACGGCGGTACGGCATTACTGACGGCAATCGCCAGACCCTGACGCTGGGGATGCTGATGACTCAGCTTATCAATCCGTTTCGGTATGGCCTGCTCACGTTGCTATATGAGTCGGAAGCTCCTGAAGGCGAGATGATTATCGACTACGCCGAGAGAGACTGGAAACACGATAAACACATTGGCGAAACCCCCGTTCGGGTTGCCGACGAAGTGGTTGAGCACGGCAAAAAAGCGGTACTAGCCATTGAGAAGGCTGCTAGTTCGGTCACGAAAGAAAAAGAAGAATTCACGCGTTTGAAAAATGACATGTATTGCCAGAATGCTTTGGCCAATTTCTACGCGCAGAAAGCCCGTGCCGCAATAGCCGTCCTACGCTATAAGTATTCCAGCGACGTTCGGGATCTCGACAAAGCGGTGCCCTTGCTGGAAAGCAGTGTCAAACACTACGCTGAGCTGGTGAACCTGACAAAAGATACGTATCTGTATGCCAATAGTATGCAGACAAAACAACGCAAAATTCCCATGCGGGGCGTCGATGGCACCTACATAACCTGGGAGGAGATGCTACCCGTTTATCAAAAAGAACTGAATCGGTTCAAACAGGCGATCGACTCGCTGAAATCGACCAGCAATGCCGTCGCCAAACAGCCTATTGCACTAAAACCAGCAACGGTCACGCTCCAAAGCCCGCAGGTTGAAACCTATTCTCTGGAAAAAGGGCAACCCGTTTTTGCCGACACAACCGTAGCCATTACGGAGATAGCCCCTGAACTCAAGCAGTTGAAAGGTCTAAAGTTTTCTAAAGCAAAACAGCAATCCGAACGAACCAGCCTGACCTTTACGGCAACCCAGCCCGTAAAACTTCTGATCGGCTTTTTTAACGAAAAGAATCCGAAATACCTGCCTGCTCCCGAATTGGAAACCGATGCCAGTGCCAACGATTACGGCCAGTCGGAAATCAAAATCTCGAACGCCATTCTGGTTGGAGGATTACCGCCCGTGAACGTTCATGCGTATTCGTTCAAGGCTGGGCAACACACGCTCAACTTAGGAAAAGGAGCCTGCCTGCTGCTTGGCTTTATGGATGGCAATCAGGAGATCCCGATTTTCGATGCCGGCCTCGCAGGAAACAAGAAAAATATAGACTGGTTGTTTGAGTAA
- a CDS encoding PadR family transcriptional regulator, producing the protein MMKSTSFGEFDELVLLTIALLYNDAYCVAAMEELSPRLKLPMSLGAVYRTMQRLEEKALEISRFGKATAERGGRRKRFFTVTTIGE; encoded by the coding sequence ATGATGAAAAGCACTTCTTTCGGTGAATTTGATGAGTTAGTCTTACTAACCATTGCCCTACTCTATAACGATGCCTACTGCGTGGCAGCTATGGAAGAACTTAGTCCGCGGTTGAAACTGCCGATGAGCTTGGGAGCCGTTTACCGAACTATGCAACGACTCGAAGAGAAAGCATTGGAAATTTCTCGATTCGGCAAAGCAACTGCCGAACGGGGAGGGCGCCGAAAACGGTTTTTTACCGTTACAACTATCGGCGAATAA
- a CDS encoding ABC transporter permease, protein MNKKSTTPQPPRWAQTLLERITAAHLREEIQGDLDELFHKRALRYGYSRARWLYLIDILLLLHPRLWRPKAVPAFKSRYNTYPDDSQPAFLSLTMLRSYLKIAFRNLWKHKSFSFINVMGLSVGMSACFLIALYVHFELTYDAFHKKADRIYRLATDIKTTSETIHYGISSWAFAPNLKKEFPEVENFVRVSVKERLVRKGDLKFQENKTVFADSSLFSVFDFKLLKGDLQTALKEPMSVVVPEKTARKYFGNADPIGQTLLLGDEGVPAKVTGVMQDIPENSQIKGDLFVSMVSYTQHFNKGIDEDWGSFGTYSYLLLKPGVNPDALAQKFPSFLENHAGKMMREQQMFLTMVMEPLRNVYLYSTRPGEESGSMTNVSIFSAIGLFILLIACINFINLTTARSVDRAKEVGIRKAIGAAKWLLAQQFIGESVLICLIAFGCSLVLSTVSIPWFNTLSGKMISPGILNNLPFVGGLFVASLIIGCLAGAYPALMLSSFEPVIVLKGRFRGNASSVLVRKGLVTAQFVISTALIISTIVIYTQVDFMRSRDLGFSKDQMLVIKTQTGSKRDAFSAAIRGLNGVKSTAASSSIPGGWNPQAHTMIENKNGDMQIGNLDVYRVDFDFIPQFDLKIVAGRAFSANFRSDSTQALIINEAMTKALGYSTPQEAIGKKFDQWDRKGTIIGVLKDFHYKSLQETIKPLTFRAIDWWNGDLLSVKMAGRQVKETLVAIETQWKQKNPDRPFDYYFMDEFFDRQYRSDERFQTLFLNFAILAIFISCLGLLGLASYATVQRTKEIGVRKVLGASTGSIVGLLSKDFLKLVLLAFLIASPIAWYGMHRWLQNFAYQADIQWWVFVLAATLSITVAFVTISFQSIRAALMNPVTSLRSE, encoded by the coding sequence ATGAATAAAAAATCGACAACCCCTCAACCTCCCCGATGGGCCCAGACCCTGCTGGAGCGAATTACAGCTGCTCATTTACGGGAGGAAATACAGGGCGATCTGGATGAATTGTTTCATAAGAGGGCTCTGCGCTATGGCTATTCCAGAGCCCGGTGGCTGTATCTGATCGATATTTTGCTTTTACTGCATCCCCGCCTGTGGCGCCCGAAAGCTGTTCCTGCTTTTAAATCCCGTTACAACACCTACCCCGATGACTCTCAACCTGCTTTCTTAAGCCTTACTATGCTACGCAGCTATCTCAAAATTGCTTTCCGCAACCTCTGGAAACACAAGTCATTTTCATTCATCAATGTGATGGGCCTAAGTGTTGGCATGTCTGCCTGCTTTTTGATTGCCCTCTATGTTCATTTTGAGCTAACCTACGATGCTTTCCATAAAAAGGCCGATCGCATTTACCGGCTCGCTACGGACATCAAAACGACGTCTGAAACCATTCATTATGGCATCAGTTCGTGGGCCTTCGCGCCTAATCTCAAAAAAGAATTTCCCGAGGTCGAAAACTTTGTCCGGGTTAGTGTCAAGGAGCGTCTGGTGCGAAAGGGCGATCTGAAATTTCAGGAAAACAAAACAGTTTTTGCGGATTCCTCGCTTTTCAGCGTTTTCGATTTCAAGCTGCTCAAAGGTGATCTCCAAACGGCGCTGAAAGAACCTATGAGCGTGGTCGTTCCTGAAAAAACGGCAAGAAAATACTTTGGCAATGCCGATCCAATTGGCCAAACATTGCTTCTGGGTGATGAAGGGGTTCCGGCAAAGGTCACCGGGGTCATGCAGGATATCCCCGAAAATTCGCAGATCAAAGGCGATCTGTTCGTTTCGATGGTGTCGTATACCCAGCATTTCAATAAAGGTATTGATGAGGATTGGGGGAGTTTTGGCACCTATTCCTACCTGCTACTCAAACCCGGCGTAAATCCTGATGCGCTTGCCCAGAAATTCCCTTCGTTTCTGGAAAACCATGCCGGTAAGATGATGCGTGAACAGCAAATGTTCCTGACAATGGTTATGGAGCCATTACGGAACGTTTATCTATATTCAACACGGCCCGGAGAGGAATCTGGAAGTATGACCAATGTGTCTATTTTTTCAGCCATCGGCCTGTTCATTTTGCTGATTGCGTGCATCAATTTTATTAACCTGACCACAGCACGATCGGTCGACAGGGCAAAAGAAGTGGGTATTCGCAAGGCAATCGGAGCTGCCAAATGGCTGCTGGCCCAACAATTCATTGGCGAATCGGTGCTAATCTGTCTGATCGCTTTTGGTTGTTCACTAGTGCTTTCCACAGTCTCGATCCCCTGGTTTAACACGCTTTCCGGAAAGATGATAAGCCCAGGAATTCTGAACAATCTGCCGTTTGTAGGAGGCTTGTTTGTTGCTTCATTGATCATTGGTTGCCTGGCTGGCGCATATCCTGCGCTGATGCTCTCTTCATTCGAACCTGTTATCGTCTTAAAAGGACGCTTCAGGGGAAATGCAAGCAGTGTTTTAGTTCGGAAAGGCCTGGTAACAGCGCAATTTGTCATATCGACAGCTTTGATCATATCGACAATCGTTATCTATACGCAGGTGGATTTCATGCGTAGCCGCGATCTGGGTTTTTCTAAAGACCAAATGCTGGTTATTAAGACGCAGACAGGGTCGAAACGGGATGCATTCAGTGCTGCCATCCGAGGATTAAATGGTGTCAAATCAACCGCGGCCTCATCGAGTATACCGGGCGGCTGGAACCCGCAAGCTCACACCATGATCGAAAATAAAAATGGTGATATGCAGATTGGCAATCTGGACGTGTACCGGGTCGATTTCGATTTTATCCCGCAATTCGATCTCAAAATTGTGGCTGGCAGGGCTTTTTCTGCGAACTTCAGGTCAGATAGCACCCAGGCATTGATCATCAACGAAGCCATGACAAAGGCTTTGGGATACAGTACCCCGCAGGAAGCCATCGGCAAAAAATTTGACCAATGGGATCGTAAAGGTACGATCATAGGTGTCCTGAAAGATTTCCATTACAAGTCGTTGCAGGAAACAATTAAACCCCTAACGTTCCGCGCGATCGACTGGTGGAATGGTGATCTTTTATCGGTCAAAATGGCTGGTCGTCAGGTCAAAGAAACCCTCGTTGCGATCGAAACCCAATGGAAGCAGAAAAATCCCGACCGGCCTTTTGATTATTACTTTATGGACGAGTTTTTCGATCGCCAGTACCGTAGTGATGAACGCTTTCAAACGCTTTTTCTGAATTTTGCCATACTGGCGATTTTCATTTCCTGTCTGGGATTGCTGGGCCTGGCCTCGTATGCTACGGTGCAGCGTACCAAAGAAATCGGTGTACGTAAGGTGCTGGGTGCGTCGACGGGAAGTATTGTCGGACTTTTATCTAAAGACTTCCTGAAACTGGTACTGCTTGCATTTCTGATAGCTTCTCCCATAGCCTGGTATGGCATGCACCGGTGGCTACAGAATTTTGCTTACCAAGCCGATATTCAGTGGTGGGTGTTCGTGCTAGCTGCTACTCTTTCCATAACAGTCGCCTTCGTAACCATCAGTTTTCAAAGTATCCGGGCGGCTTTGATGAATCCGGTAACGAGTTTACGGAGCGAATGA
- a CDS encoding RagB/SusD family nutrient uptake outer membrane protein has protein sequence MKTYIKYIALLALTATGFSCKQDLQEYNPAGSTAQTLFTTPEGIEAGVNGVYSYNRYFYGKEEGQALMEMGSDIWTNAANNGNTGTNGLFPQPPLMTYQGLTTDNVWVKTRMWQQCYAAINLANNVLKYLPSAGVPAARQKELEGESRFLRAWYYWHLVESFGPVPLQLEPTETILTTATRTPVDAVYEQIFQDLQFAVTAIPLTTTDYGRITRPASEAFLAKVYLTRGKNQEASNYAKKVITGYSYKLLPTYASLWSITGQQNTEVLWSVNYSTNLAFNAGSNLNHTLFLMEYNTQPGMKRDVANGFPNVRYMPTLFLLNLFNEQNDSRYNASFKSAWKANETDATKRPAGMNVGDTAVFTTKYPVTAAFRQSKKYKIYDVNDMYKADGTPSDRFHYVSLQKFDDPTRATDAETQSARDAYILRLGEMYLIAAEAQFNLGKKDSAAYYVNEIRTRAAVPGRQANMRVAAADVTLDFILDERARELAGEQVRWFDLKRTNKLVERVKKYNPDAAPSIQPFHVLRPIPQSEIDAVTNKGDFKQNAGY, from the coding sequence ATGAAAACATACATAAAATACATAGCGCTACTTGCCCTGACCGCTACCGGGTTTTCGTGCAAACAGGATTTGCAGGAATATAACCCAGCCGGATCAACCGCCCAAACCCTGTTCACTACCCCCGAAGGCATTGAAGCGGGTGTCAATGGGGTTTACTCATACAATCGCTATTTCTACGGAAAAGAAGAAGGGCAGGCGCTCATGGAAATGGGCTCCGACATCTGGACGAATGCCGCCAATAACGGCAATACCGGTACGAATGGCCTTTTCCCACAGCCTCCGCTGATGACGTATCAGGGGCTGACAACAGACAATGTCTGGGTAAAAACCCGGATGTGGCAACAATGCTACGCAGCCATCAATCTGGCGAATAACGTACTAAAATACCTTCCCAGCGCTGGCGTTCCTGCCGCTCGTCAGAAAGAACTGGAAGGTGAATCGCGGTTTCTCCGGGCCTGGTATTACTGGCATCTGGTCGAAAGTTTTGGCCCGGTTCCGCTTCAGTTAGAGCCTACAGAAACCATTCTGACAACCGCTACCCGCACGCCCGTTGATGCGGTTTATGAGCAGATTTTCCAGGATCTTCAGTTTGCTGTTACGGCCATTCCGCTCACAACCACAGACTATGGACGGATCACCCGCCCGGCTTCCGAAGCCTTTCTGGCAAAGGTGTATCTGACGAGGGGAAAAAATCAGGAAGCGAGCAATTACGCCAAAAAGGTAATTACAGGCTACTCGTATAAGCTGTTGCCTACATACGCTAGTTTATGGTCGATAACGGGTCAGCAAAATACAGAAGTGCTGTGGTCCGTAAATTACTCGACCAATCTGGCATTCAATGCGGGTAGTAACCTGAATCATACGCTGTTCCTGATGGAGTACAACACCCAACCGGGTATGAAACGCGACGTAGCCAATGGTTTTCCAAACGTTCGCTACATGCCGACGCTGTTCCTGCTCAATCTGTTCAACGAGCAAAATGATTCCCGGTATAATGCATCGTTCAAGTCGGCCTGGAAAGCCAACGAAACCGACGCAACCAAACGCCCGGCGGGGATGAATGTGGGCGATACGGCCGTTTTTACAACAAAATACCCGGTAACAGCCGCTTTCCGACAGTCGAAAAAGTACAAGATTTATGACGTAAATGATATGTACAAAGCCGACGGTACGCCCAGCGATCGTTTTCACTACGTTTCACTTCAGAAATTTGATGATCCAACTCGGGCGACAGATGCCGAGACCCAAAGTGCGCGAGATGCCTATATTCTGCGACTCGGTGAGATGTATCTGATCGCGGCTGAAGCGCAGTTTAACCTCGGCAAGAAAGATTCGGCGGCTTATTACGTGAACGAAATCCGGACGCGGGCTGCCGTACCGGGCCGCCAGGCAAACATGCGTGTAGCAGCCGCCGACGTAACGCTCGACTTCATTCTGGACGAACGTGCCCGCGAATTAGCCGGTGAGCAGGTTCGCTGGTTTGATTTAAAACGGACGAACAAACTGGTTGAGCGGGTCAAAAAATACAATCCCGATGCGGCTCCGAGCATCCAGCCATTTCATGTACTCCGGCCCATCCCGCAGAGCGAAATAGATGCGGTGACGAACAAAGGTGATTTCAAACAAAACGCGGGCTATTGA